The segment TGCTCGTCAGCTCTGTAGGAACAGATGCCAGCCACTATGAGATGCTGGGTACCTGTCGGATGGTGTGTGACCCCTACCTGAACAAGGGCACCCCGGCCAGCAGCACCAGCTCCACCGGGCTCCAGGCAGAGGCGGAGGCGCTGAGTGACCACAGTAATGTGCTTCCACCCTCCACCTTACTGCAGGGCCCGCAGGGGAAGCCTGGACGGCCGGGAAAGCCTGGACCACCGGGACCGCCAGGAGAACCAGGGCCACCGGGACCAGCAGGGCCTCCTGGTGATAGAGGGGATCAAGGGAGGACTGGGATTTTGGGTCTGGGGGGGGACGGAGCTATAAGCACAGCCACCTACAGCACAGTGCCTCGGGTGGCCTTCTATGCAGGGCTAAAGAACCCCCACGAAGGTTACGAGATCCTCAAGTTTGATGATGTGGTCACCAACCTGGGCAACAACTATGATGGCATCTCGGGCAAGTTCATCTGCAGCATCCCGGGCACATACTTCTTCATCTACCACGTGCTGATGAGAGGAGGGGATGGAACCAGCATGTGGGCAGACCTCTGCAAAAACGGCCAGGTTagtgttttgaaactttttccACTTCTCCTCAGTGTGGACACACCTGACTCCTCTGACTTTATCCTCCTACACCTCCCTTGCCTTGTCACTTAAAATCCTACTGTCTAATTTTTTGTGAAACCAgtgaataaaaagtgacattgTGAGGCACAAGCTCGCGCGTCTGCCGTGCGCCTCCAAAGCTCGGAGCGCACAGCTGTGGCACTAAGCGCGCCTAGAGATAGAGACATGTTGACTGGTGGCATCCCGCGTCCCCTCTGTGCGTGATGCGTCCTGACTTTGCCGCGTCCTGACACCCAAAGGATGGTCGCAGTTTAGGGTGAACGGGGAGCGCGCGGCGGTCTTTTTGCCTTTGCTGAAAATATCACCGATTTCGCGCTTTTGCATGTTACAGTTTTTCGAATTTCGTTTGATTTAAAGGAAATGAATTCCAGTTTGAGACTGAGTTCAGGTGATCAGATGTTTTTGAGTTGATGTAGTGGAGTGGAAATTTAAAAGAATCGGCTGGAGTAAGAAGtggtgtgtttatttccctttaGCGATTTTACCTTAATTCTGGTCAAGCAATTATCAAGCAAGTCACGGGGAAATATAATATTAGtctgttttatatatttgttatttgtaaaataaatgtgtaaacacagaacacaccTCCGTTTATTGCAAATCCCCACACTCCGTGCGCTTTGGTGTCTTGGCTGCGCTCATGTAAAGAGGGGAGTAGAACATTGAAATTATCTTCTAATATTGAATCTTATCATGTTAAGCTCACCGGATGATGTTATCTGTCCGCCGCTGCACTCCTCGTCTGTCTTTTTTAGTCGTGTGGAACACATTAGGACGTCTACGTGGTCTATTCTCGGCTTCCTTGATGCATCGTTTTAATGGGGCTTTAATTTTATTTCGCGCCCCGGAGGGTCTTCTCAGGTTGGTAATGTGTGCCGGTGGAGTTTGCAGCTTTCCGATCAGCCGTCATATCTCGTATCCTCAAAGTGGCTCCCAAATACATTCAGCCTTTAAAAAGATGAATGATACACAAGCCCGAAGTTAAAGCAGAGTATTGCTGTTTTTGCAAAGGCTGCAACTATTTCGTTAATTTTTTGTGGAAGCAAGACGACACCTGAAAAACCTCTATGCTACAGTAAACAGCTTTCACTCTGGAACTTCATCCAGTACTTTTAAAACACCTTCTGGAGTGTGTTCAGTGTAtttataatgattaaaaaagataGTTGAGGCACTGCTGGCTTTATTATTTGACACTGTCTCTATTATGTTAATGCTTCCCATGCTCAGCTGCACTTAATTTCTTGACTTCAAAATCTCTGTTCTCAAAGTGAATTACCCATGGAGATACAGCCCTGCTATGATAAATGTTTTtggtgacagtttttttttttttacttcatcaCATAAATGAGATCTCACTTACCACAGGACACATGAAATGCATTATTTACGGCTTATTTCATGAACATTTTGAGTTTCTGATTCACCATCTTCAGCTTTCTCTACAGTCAGAAACACAGCCCTACTGACATGAGATTAATAATACATATAAGTGAAAAAATCCACCAAATCTAAACCTCTGAGAGTCGTTCCAACAGCACGGCCCAGCAGCCCCTCTGACCCGCTTCACAGCAGCTGGCTGCGAAATGACTTTATCtcagttttttctttcctttaactCTGTGGACAACTGTTTTTCAAAGTTTAATATCAAATAacaactcatttcagttcaggatGACAGCAGGAATAAAAGCGTACAGCTGTTGGGGTCTTACAGTAAGTGCTGAGACATGTGCATCTTGGATATAAGAGAATAGTTGGCACCAGCTCTGGATGAACCTGCAGTCTCACAGAGGCAGCTAAAGGTTAAACTTCCAACCCTCTCCAAGAACACACCCAGCAAGAAAAAAGAGAATCACAGCAATTGTGTTCTATGTATAATGTCTCACTCAACAGTAATGTTTATGGGTGGGCGGAAAAGCATTGATATATAATTGGGGAGGAGGAACATATGTTCCTATAAAA is part of the Notolabrus celidotus isolate fNotCel1 chromosome 20, fNotCel1.pri, whole genome shotgun sequence genome and harbors:
- the LOC117832178 gene encoding C1q-related factor; the encoded protein is MLVLVLVVLIPVLVSSVGTDASHYEMLGTCRMVCDPYLNKGTPASSTSSTGLQAEAEALSDHSNVLPPSTLLQGPQGKPGRPGKPGPPGPPGEPGPPGPAGPPGDRGDQGRTGILGLGGDGAISTATYSTVPRVAFYAGLKNPHEGYEILKFDDVVTNLGNNYDGISGKFICSIPGTYFFIYHVLMRGGDGTSMWADLCKNGQVRASAIAQDADQNYDYASNSVILHLDAGDEVYIKLDGGKAHGGNNNKYSTFSGFILYAD